In Flavobacterium enshiense, the genomic stretch AAAGTAAATCTGGATAAACTGTCGAGAGAAATCGAATACTTTTTTAATTAAACGGGTTTCTCCTGCCGCGTATTCTGTGTTTGAAGTGATACTGTTAATCCAAATCAGAAAATGCTAATCCAGATAGCCCCGATGGAGCCGGTAGCTTCCCGACGGGAGGAGGCAGCTAAAGGTGAAATGTTTACATTCATGAATACTAAACAATTATAAGCGCATGAGTAAAGCGGGAATTGCGATAACAAAAAAGCCCGAAACTTTCGCTCCGGGCTTTTTTAATTATTGTTACAATGTTAGCTTCTTTGGCGGATGGTTTCGTATAAAAACGCCCCACAAGCTACGGATACATTCAGCGATCCGATAGAACCGAACATAGGCAGTTTTGCTTTTTCGTCCACGATTTTTAGAACCGATGGATTCACACCACGGTCTTCGCTTCCCATAATGATGGCAACAGGCTCGCTAAAGTCGATATCGTAAATGTTTTGCTCTGTTTTTTCGGTAGCGGCTACGGTTTTGATTCCGGAACCCTGTAAGTAGAAAATAGCATCTTTAATATGATCTACTTTGCAGATAGGAACGTTGAATACCGCGCCGGCAGAGGTTTTAACTGTATCGCCGTTTACGGGAGCTGAACCTTGTTTTTGGACTATGATTCCGTCTACACCTGTACATTCGGCTGTTCTGATGATGGCTCCGAAGTTACGTGCATCTGACAACTGATCCAAAATCAGGAATAATGGTTTTTTACCACTTTCGATAACGTTCTCTACCATAGTTTCCAATGATATAAACGAAATAGGAGCGATGGTGGCCACGGCACCCTGATGATTATTTGAAGTTAATCGGTTTAATTTTTCTACGGGAACATAAGAGAAATTGATGTTGTTTTTTTTCATCGTTTTCATCAAATCCTGCATCAAATCGCCTTGTGCATCTTTCTGAATAAAAACTTTGTCAACTTCTTTTCCTGCGTTGATTGCCTCTATAATGGCTCTGATTCCGAATATTAGGTTTTCTTTTTCCATGGGGTAAAGATAGTGTATTAGATTTTTAGATTTCTGGATTTTTAGATTTTTAGATTGTTGGGTTATTTGAACGTTCTGGCTTTTCTGATAATCGCATAGTCAAATAATCGAAAAGTCTTTTTTAAAAAATGCTTTTGAAACTTAAATGAACAAGGGAGTTGGAGAGTTTTATGGCCTGATCGCCTGTGGTTCCGTTGGCATAGATTAAATTGAACAAGCCGTTTTTGGTTAGTAGTCCGAAGCCAAACCCGAGCCCGAGCAGGTTTTCTTTAATGTTAGATGTTTTATCCTGAAAAATACCGTAATCTGTGATGGAATGTATGTATAAACCGGGTGTCAGCACATAACGGTATTCGGTGATGAAAGCCGTGTAGAGGTTGGCCTGAAGACTGTTTTCGCTAAATCCGCGAATGGAATTAATTCCCCCGAAACGGTACAGTTCGTTGCTGAGATAGGTGTCACTTTGGAGGTAAAAACTCTGGTTTTTGACAAAAATGAGATTTTTTTTGTTCAGGTGGAAATTATAATGTGCGTTGAGCTGTGTAAAATACTGGCTGTTGGTTGCTGTTTCGGACGAGCGTCTTCCGTTTCCGAATTTCACATTGATATTTGCGGTTTCCCGAAACATAAAATCATCCGGATCGATATCGGAGAACAGGTAGGATGCGGTCCAGAACGAATTGGAATAACTGCTGATAGTGCCGGAAGTTGTTTTTTGGATGTCTACTGATTCGGCTGATTGATGCCCAAGGTATATTCTGGAATTGTAATTGAAGAAGTAGCCTAAATCGATGTCGGTTGTCGTGTTTTGGAAAAGGCTGTCCTGTTTGAAGATTTTCAGGTTGGCTTTAATGCCCAGCGGACTTTTGAAAATATACGGAATTTCTGTTCCGATGTTGAATGTGGTTTGTTTCTTTCCATCGCCTTTCCAATACAGGTTGAATTTTTCCCCTGAGTTTAATGCGTTGTTTAGAAGCAGGTCGAGATACCCATTAAAGCGAACACCTGAATTTTCTTCGTTGGCAAAACCTATGAAACCATCGAATCGGTTGGCTTTAGTTTTCTCGAGATATATGTATACTTTGGTGCTGTCTTTGGTGAATAGAATTTCCGGATATTTAATTTGACTTACAAAAGGCAGTGATTTAAAATCGTTGTTCAGTTTCTTTAAGGTTTCCTGACTGAAAGGTTGTTTTCGATACTGTTTAGTCAGATTTCTTCGGATGCCTTCCGGGAATTTGTCGTAGCCTACAATTACGATGTCGTTCAGGTTTCGTTTCTTTTCTGTTTTGATGTGCAATGCAGCGGAAAGTTGGTTGCCTGTTTTTTTATGATTGGTTAGTTGCAGTTCGCTTAGCGAGTAGCCTTTTTGCTCTAATTTGGCCAGATTGGAATTCATGAAGTTTTCGACTTCGGGAGTAGGAAGGGTTATGGTATCGGATTGGAACTCCAATAGTTTTTTTTCTTCTTCTGAAAGTGTACCTATATATATATGTATGTGTGAGGTTTGTTTTCCGACTGAATAGAAAAATACGAAGGAGCTGTCGTTTACTTTTTTTTGGTTTAGCAATTGACTTTCCAAATATCCTTTTTTTAGTAGTGTGGCAGATAGGTTACCGGTTTCATCAAGAATGGATTTTGTGTTTTCGTGCAGTTTTTTGTAACCGATGCTGTCGATGATTTTGTTTTCTTCGGTCGAACTCCCTTCGATTTTCAGATGCAGATTTTGTGCTTTTAAAGAAAAGCTGTATAAAATCAGAAATGTAAAAAGAAGGAGTGGTTTCAAGTGAAAAATGTTTTGGTAAAAATAACGTAAAAAATGGATTTTGGGGATAGGATTTTGCTGTGATCCATAATTGTATTGAAAATTAAATGTTTAAGGTTTGGTATCTAAAAATTAATCCCTACATTTGCAACCCCGAAAAGTGTCGGGAATTTAAAAATAAGAAATTTTTAGTATTTAATTATGCCAACAATTC encodes the following:
- a CDS encoding outer membrane protein assembly factor; the encoded protein is MKPLLLFTFLILYSFSLKAQNLHLKIEGSSTEENKIIDSIGYKKLHENTKSILDETGNLSATLLKKGYLESQLLNQKKVNDSSFVFFYSVGKQTSHIHIYIGTLSEEEKKLLEFQSDTITLPTPEVENFMNSNLAKLEQKGYSLSELQLTNHKKTGNQLSAALHIKTEKKRNLNDIVIVGYDKFPEGIRRNLTKQYRKQPFSQETLKKLNNDFKSLPFVSQIKYPEILFTKDSTKVYIYLEKTKANRFDGFIGFANEENSGVRFNGYLDLLLNNALNSGEKFNLYWKGDGKKQTTFNIGTEIPYIFKSPLGIKANLKIFKQDSLFQNTTTDIDLGYFFNYNSRIYLGHQSAESVDIQKTTSGTISSYSNSFWTASYLFSDIDPDDFMFRETANINVKFGNGRRSSETATNSQYFTQLNAHYNFHLNKKNLIFVKNQSFYLQSDTYLSNELYRFGGINSIRGFSENSLQANLYTAFITEYRYVLTPGLYIHSITDYGIFQDKTSNIKENLLGLGFGFGLLTKNGLFNLIYANGTTGDQAIKLSNSLVHLSFKSIF
- the rlmB gene encoding 23S rRNA (guanosine(2251)-2'-O)-methyltransferase RlmB, whose product is MEKENLIFGIRAIIEAINAGKEVDKVFIQKDAQGDLMQDLMKTMKKNNINFSYVPVEKLNRLTSNNHQGAVATIAPISFISLETMVENVIESGKKPLFLILDQLSDARNFGAIIRTAECTGVDGIIVQKQGSAPVNGDTVKTSAGAVFNVPICKVDHIKDAIFYLQGSGIKTVAATEKTEQNIYDIDFSEPVAIIMGSEDRGVNPSVLKIVDEKAKLPMFGSIGSLNVSVACGAFLYETIRQRS